One Catharus ustulatus isolate bCatUst1 chromosome 2, bCatUst1.pri.v2, whole genome shotgun sequence genomic window carries:
- the FAM162A gene encoding protein FAM162A — protein MWDRADMAVKLLGRNIPSVLRMTEGVDLKISRRLCIKPQQDLQSKMRFVGVFLGRSASGVPGYKPTDWEKRFLVWAGHFKKAEDIPETVSLETVRAAKTTLRVKFSYFMIALTVVGCITMVVRGKQAMKRHESLMSINLEKKAQLRAEGASPKP, from the exons ATGTGGGACCGTGCCG ATATGGCTGTTAAATTGCTGGGAAGAAATATTCCCTCAGTTCTGAGGATGACCGAGGGAGTGGACCTGAAGATAAGCAGAAGGCTGTGCATTAAACCCCAGCAAGACCTTCAGTCAAAGA TGCGTTTTGTTGGAGTGTTTTTAGGTCGATCTGCTTCGGGAGTGCCTGGGTACAAGCCTACAGACTGGGAGAAAAGGTTTTTGGTGTGGGCAGGCCATTTCAAAAAGGCAGAGGATATACCAGAGACTGTCTC GCTTGAAACAGTGAGAGCAGCTAAGACCACTCTGCGTGTGAAGTTCAGCTATTTCATGATTGCCTTGACAGTAGTGGGATGTATCACTATGGTGGTCAGAGGGAAGCAG GCTATGAAAAGACATGAATCTCTTATGAGCATAAACCTGGAGAAGAAAGCCCAGTTGAGAGCGGAAGGTGCATCTCCTAAACCGTAG